In Halorientalis sp. LT38, a genomic segment contains:
- a CDS encoding PAS domain S-box protein, whose protein sequence is MNAASEGSRSVLGVGTDPRLLDRSTAQCSRHGAVSVETVTSAAEAVSRLPDVDCLVTAYELPESDGVTLIQRIRDEYPEFPVIMVTDQSDDRVASAAIGAGVTDYVRRDADEAVENLGAAIEAGIDAWDTEQELREREARYRILVERSHDGIYIYQDSRFLFVNDRITEITGYEADELYEMEIWELVHPDDRERVKAFGARRRRGENAPNTYEAKIVTADGETRHLEFSVQSTTYDGEWAVLGSVRDVTERRRQERELAETKEFIETILDTLEDVIFVFSLEGELLRWNDQLCAVTGYTDAELAEMEVRDLIPTEYYDDAVGQVRTAVETGSSVIESEVITEDGDRLPFEFRGAPLTGEDGDTVAIAGVARDISDRLAREEELVQYQTIVEAVGDAVYTLDEEGRITFVNDALLSVTGYDESELLGEHVSKVMREQDVETATALIAELLESGDRTRATFEMEALTEDGEHIPCEDNMALLCSDGEFRGTAGVVRDISQRKAREQQLRRQNERLDRFAGVVSHDLRNPLNVILGRVEVARERDDEADLDAIERSALRMERLIDDLLTLARDGQTAGEQEPLDLAAAVRRAWKNVETYDATLQVEAGLGSLLADRDRLASLLENLVRNAVDHGGREVTLTVGPIDGAEDGDGSGFYVEDDGDGIPPEDRDRVFDSGYSTASDGTGLGLVIVRDIADAHGWSLRATEGSLGGARFEVRDVDRPGQ, encoded by the coding sequence ATGAACGCCGCCTCTGAGGGGTCGCGTTCGGTCCTCGGCGTCGGGACCGATCCGCGGCTGCTGGACCGATCGACGGCGCAGTGCTCCCGGCACGGAGCGGTGTCCGTGGAGACCGTCACCAGCGCCGCGGAGGCCGTGTCGCGGCTGCCGGACGTGGACTGTCTGGTCACGGCCTACGAGCTCCCGGAGTCCGACGGCGTCACGCTGATCCAGCGGATCCGGGACGAGTATCCGGAGTTCCCGGTCATCATGGTGACCGACCAGTCCGACGACCGGGTGGCGAGCGCGGCCATCGGGGCGGGCGTGACCGACTACGTCAGGCGGGACGCGGACGAGGCCGTCGAGAACCTCGGCGCGGCGATCGAGGCCGGCATCGACGCCTGGGACACCGAGCAGGAACTTCGGGAGCGCGAGGCGCGCTACCGGATCCTGGTCGAGCGCAGCCACGACGGCATCTACATCTACCAGGACTCGCGGTTCCTGTTCGTCAACGACCGGATCACCGAGATCACGGGGTACGAAGCCGACGAACTGTACGAGATGGAGATCTGGGAGCTCGTCCACCCCGACGACCGCGAACGGGTGAAGGCCTTCGGGGCGCGCCGCCGCCGCGGCGAGAACGCGCCGAACACCTACGAGGCCAAGATCGTCACGGCCGACGGCGAGACCAGACACCTGGAGTTCAGCGTCCAGTCGACGACCTACGACGGCGAGTGGGCGGTCCTCGGCTCGGTCAGGGACGTGACCGAACGCCGCCGCCAGGAACGGGAACTCGCCGAGACCAAGGAGTTCATCGAGACGATCCTCGACACGCTGGAGGACGTCATCTTCGTGTTCTCGCTCGAGGGCGAGTTGCTCCGGTGGAACGATCAGCTCTGTGCGGTGACGGGGTATACCGACGCCGAACTCGCGGAGATGGAGGTCCGGGACCTGATCCCGACGGAGTACTACGACGACGCCGTGGGCCAGGTCCGAACCGCCGTCGAGACGGGCAGCAGCGTGATCGAGTCCGAGGTCATCACCGAGGACGGCGACCGGCTCCCCTTCGAGTTCCGGGGCGCGCCACTGACCGGCGAAGACGGCGACACCGTCGCCATCGCCGGCGTCGCCCGCGACATCAGCGACCGGCTGGCCCGCGAGGAGGAACTCGTCCAGTACCAGACGATCGTCGAGGCGGTCGGCGACGCCGTCTACACGCTCGACGAGGAGGGACGGATCACGTTCGTCAACGACGCCCTGCTGTCGGTGACGGGCTACGACGAGTCGGAGTTGCTCGGCGAGCACGTCAGCAAGGTGATGCGCGAGCAGGACGTCGAGACCGCCACCGCGCTCATCGCGGAGTTGCTGGAGAGCGGAGACCGGACGCGGGCCACCTTCGAGATGGAGGCGCTGACCGAAGACGGCGAGCACATCCCCTGCGAGGACAACATGGCGCTCCTGTGTTCAGACGGTGAGTTCCGCGGCACCGCGGGCGTGGTGCGGGACATCTCCCAGCGGAAGGCCCGCGAACAGCAGTTGCGCCGGCAGAACGAGCGCCTCGATCGGTTCGCGGGCGTCGTCTCCCACGACCTTCGCAATCCCCTGAACGTCATCCTCGGTCGAGTCGAGGTCGCCCGCGAGCGCGACGACGAGGCCGATCTCGACGCCATCGAGCGATCGGCGCTCAGGATGGAGCGGCTGATCGACGACCTGCTGACGCTGGCCCGGGACGGACAGACCGCCGGCGAGCAGGAGCCTCTCGACCTGGCGGCGGCGGTCCGGCGCGCCTGGAAGAACGTGGAGACCTACGACGCGACCCTGCAGGTCGAAGCGGGCCTCGGGTCGCTGCTGGCCGACCGTGATCGGCTGGCCTCGCTCCTCGAGAACCTCGTCCGCAACGCCGTCGACCACGGTGGCCGCGAGGTCACCCTGACCGTCGGCCCGATCGACGGAGCGGAGGACGGCGATGGCTCCGGGTTCTACGTCGAGGACGACGGCGACGGCATCCCGCCGGAGGACCGCGATCGGGTGTTCGATTCGGGGTACTCGACCGCCAGCGACGGGACCGGCCTCGGACTGGTCATCGTCCGGGACATCGCCGACGCCCACGGCTGGTCGCTCCGGGCCACCGAGGGCTCGCTCGGCGGCGCCCGGTTCGAGGTCCGGGACGTCGACCGGCCCGGGCAGTGA
- the sucD gene encoding succinate--CoA ligase subunit alpha, which produces MSVLVDEDTRVVVQGITGGEGKFHTEQMLDYGTNVVAGAVPGKGGQEVAGVPVYDTVDKAAREEDANAAVVFVPPAFAGDACFEALDAPVDLVVTITEGIPTQDMSKVYRKLQETDTHLVGPNCPGVITPGVAKLGILPGNIFSEGNVGFVSRSGTLTYQVVDSLTERGIGQTTAIGIGGDPIIGTDFIDALELFENDPDTHAVVMCGEIGGEDEEEAAQYIAANMDTPVVGFIAGRTAPPGKRMGHAGAIVSGSGTGTAQSKIDALENAGTPVGDTPEEVADHVEDIL; this is translated from the coding sequence ATGAGCGTTCTAGTAGACGAAGACACCCGCGTCGTGGTGCAGGGCATCACGGGCGGAGAAGGGAAGTTCCACACCGAACAGATGCTCGACTACGGGACGAACGTCGTCGCCGGCGCGGTCCCCGGCAAGGGCGGCCAGGAGGTCGCCGGCGTCCCCGTCTACGACACGGTCGACAAGGCGGCCCGCGAGGAGGACGCCAACGCGGCCGTCGTCTTCGTCCCGCCCGCGTTCGCGGGCGACGCCTGCTTCGAGGCGCTCGACGCCCCGGTCGATCTCGTGGTGACGATCACCGAGGGCATCCCGACACAGGACATGAGCAAGGTCTACCGCAAACTGCAGGAGACCGACACGCACCTCGTCGGCCCGAACTGCCCCGGCGTCATCACCCCCGGCGTCGCCAAACTCGGCATCCTGCCGGGCAACATCTTCTCGGAGGGCAACGTCGGGTTCGTCTCCCGGTCGGGGACGCTCACCTACCAGGTCGTCGACAGCCTGACCGAACGAGGGATCGGCCAGACCACCGCCATCGGCATCGGCGGCGACCCGATCATCGGGACGGACTTCATCGACGCCCTCGAACTGTTCGAGAACGATCCCGACACCCACGCCGTCGTCATGTGCGGCGAGATCGGCGGCGAGGACGAGGAGGAGGCGGCCCAGTACATCGCCGCCAACATGGACACGCCCGTCGTCGGCTTCATCGCCGGCCGGACGGCCCCGCCGGGCAAGCGGATGGGCCACGCCGGTGCCATCGTCTCCGGGAGCGGGACCGGGACCGCGCAATCGAAGATCGACGCGCTGGAGAACGCCGGCACCCCCGTCGGCGACACCCCCGAGGAAGTCGCCGACCACGTCGAAGACATCCTCTGA
- the sucC gene encoding ADP-forming succinate--CoA ligase subunit beta, with protein MKLHEYQAKRVFADAGIPTPDAKLAETVDEAVAAADDIGYPVAIKAQVQVGGRGKAGGIELVDDAAEAREAAENILGMDLKGYHVDRVLVEEAVDFTNELYVGVTMDRGEGEPVAMVSTRGGVNIEEVAAEDPDAIAREHVDPAFGMHPYQARKAVYDAGVDREVANDVAGVLSTLYDLWEDKDGADAEINPLMVTADDEVIAADAVMNIDGDALFRQPELAEMQEDAAEDDLEAKANDYGFDYVRLDGNVGIIGNGAGLVMTTLDLVDHYGGEPANFLDIGGGAKAERVTNALDMVFSDENVDAVVFNIFGGITRGDEVAQGINEALEAFDEIPKRVVVRLAGTNAEEGMEILNTDLVTVEKTLEDAVQRAVQYAEEDSA; from the coding sequence ATGAAGCTCCACGAGTACCAGGCGAAACGGGTCTTCGCGGACGCGGGCATCCCCACCCCGGACGCGAAGCTCGCCGAGACCGTCGACGAGGCGGTCGCGGCGGCCGACGACATCGGCTACCCGGTCGCGATCAAGGCGCAGGTACAGGTCGGCGGGCGCGGCAAAGCCGGCGGGATCGAACTGGTCGACGACGCCGCGGAGGCCCGCGAGGCGGCCGAGAACATCCTCGGCATGGACCTCAAGGGCTACCACGTCGACCGCGTGCTGGTCGAGGAGGCCGTCGACTTCACGAACGAACTGTACGTCGGCGTGACGATGGACCGCGGGGAGGGCGAGCCCGTCGCCATGGTCTCGACCCGGGGCGGCGTCAACATCGAAGAGGTCGCCGCCGAGGACCCCGACGCCATCGCGCGGGAACACGTCGATCCCGCGTTCGGCATGCACCCCTACCAGGCCCGGAAGGCCGTCTACGACGCCGGCGTCGACCGCGAGGTCGCCAACGACGTGGCCGGCGTGCTCTCGACGCTTTACGACCTCTGGGAGGACAAGGACGGCGCCGACGCCGAGATCAACCCCCTCATGGTCACGGCCGACGACGAGGTCATCGCCGCCGACGCGGTCATGAACATCGACGGCGACGCCCTCTTCCGCCAGCCCGAACTCGCCGAGATGCAGGAGGACGCCGCCGAGGACGACCTCGAGGCCAAGGCCAACGACTACGGCTTCGACTACGTCCGCCTCGACGGGAACGTCGGCATCATCGGCAACGGCGCCGGACTGGTGATGACGACGCTGGACCTGGTCGACCACTACGGCGGCGAACCCGCCAACTTCCTCGACATCGGCGGCGGCGCGAAGGCCGAGCGCGTCACGAACGCCCTGGACATGGTCTTCTCAGACGAGAACGTCGACGCCGTCGTCTTCAACATCTTCGGCGGGATCACCCGCGGCGACGAGGTCGCCCAGGGGATCAACGAGGCCCTGGAGGCCTTCGACGAGATTCCCAAGCGGGTCGTCGTCCGACTCGCCGGGACCAACGCCGAGGAGGGCATGGAGATTCTGAACACGGATCTGGTGACCGTCGAGAAGACGCTGGAGGACGCCGTCCAGCGCGCGGTCCAGTACGCGGAGGAGGATTCAGCATGA
- a CDS encoding transcription initiation factor IIB: MVRPSRQREREQDQATEKETGEDEEMQSCPECESANLVSSADGGEIVCEDCGLVIEEENIDRGPEWRAFNHSERQSKSRVGAPTTQTMHDKGLTTQIDWKDKDAYGQSLSSEKRSQMHRLRKWQERIRTKDAGERNLQFALSEIDRMASALGVPRSVREVASVIYRRALNEDLIRGRSIEGVATSCLYAACRQEGIPRSLEEVSDVSRVDQKEIGRTYRYVAQELSLKMEPVDPKQYVPRFASDLNLSEEVQSKANEIIDETAEKGLLSGKSPTGYAAAAIYAASLLCNEKKTQREVADVAQVTEVTIRNRYQEQIEAIGVR; the protein is encoded by the coding sequence ATGGTTCGTCCGAGTCGCCAGCGGGAGCGTGAGCAGGATCAAGCGACTGAAAAGGAGACCGGGGAGGACGAGGAGATGCAGAGCTGTCCGGAGTGTGAGTCGGCAAACCTGGTGTCCAGCGCAGACGGGGGTGAGATCGTCTGCGAGGACTGCGGCCTGGTGATCGAGGAGGAGAACATCGACCGGGGGCCGGAGTGGCGCGCGTTCAACCACAGCGAGCGACAGAGCAAGTCCCGCGTGGGCGCGCCGACGACACAGACGATGCACGACAAGGGGCTGACGACCCAGATCGACTGGAAGGACAAGGACGCCTACGGCCAGTCCCTGTCCTCGGAGAAGCGGAGCCAGATGCACCGGCTCCGGAAGTGGCAGGAGCGCATCCGGACGAAAGACGCCGGCGAACGCAACCTGCAGTTCGCCCTCTCCGAGATCGACCGGATGGCGTCGGCCCTCGGTGTGCCGCGCTCGGTCCGGGAGGTCGCCTCGGTGATCTATCGGCGCGCGCTCAACGAGGACCTCATCCGCGGCCGCTCGATCGAGGGCGTCGCGACCTCGTGTCTGTACGCCGCCTGCCGCCAGGAGGGCATCCCGCGCTCCCTCGAGGAAGTCTCGGACGTCTCCCGCGTCGACCAGAAGGAGATCGGCCGGACTTACCGCTACGTCGCCCAGGAACTCAGCCTGAAGATGGAGCCGGTCGACCCCAAGCAGTACGTCCCGCGCTTCGCCTCGGACCTGAACCTCTCGGAGGAGGTCCAGTCCAAGGCCAACGAGATCATCGACGAGACCGCGGAGAAGGGCCTGCTCTCGGGGAAGTCTCCGACGGGCTACGCCGCCGCGGCCATCTACGCCGCCTCGTTGCTCTGCAACGAGAAGAAGACCCAGCGCGAGGTCGCAGACGTCGCCCAGGTCACCGAGGTCACCATCCGGAATCGCTACCAGGAACAGATCGAAGCCATCGGCGTCCGCTGA
- a CDS encoding bacteriorhodopsin produces the protein MQNITLWFQLGTLGMIGGTLAMGYALWRVPGETAREDWLLVGVGGIATVAYALLTVGFGTVSGSNGHTVYVVRYVDWLLTTPMHVAFLAIIAGASGRRLWELVGFQAATILFGLAGAIVSGPAKWTLFAVGGLTFGRVLWLLYGPVTDAVRERDEGTAGIHRTLLNFVAVLWLVYPVIWILAPSGIGAMDLETQALVVTYIDVVAKVGFGLIALNWRAVDAVVGGEATEADAEPAAEDVSTAD, from the coding sequence ATGCAGAACATCACACTCTGGTTCCAGCTCGGAACCCTCGGCATGATCGGCGGAACGCTCGCGATGGGGTACGCGCTGTGGCGCGTCCCCGGCGAAACGGCCCGCGAGGACTGGCTCCTCGTGGGCGTCGGCGGTATCGCCACCGTCGCCTACGCGCTGTTGACGGTCGGCTTCGGGACGGTCTCCGGGAGCAACGGCCACACGGTGTACGTCGTCCGGTACGTGGACTGGCTGCTGACCACCCCGATGCACGTGGCCTTCCTGGCGATTATCGCCGGGGCGAGCGGCCGACGGCTCTGGGAACTGGTCGGCTTCCAGGCTGCGACCATCCTCTTCGGCCTGGCCGGTGCGATCGTCTCCGGGCCCGCGAAGTGGACGCTGTTCGCCGTCGGCGGGCTGACCTTCGGCCGCGTGCTCTGGCTGCTCTACGGCCCGGTTACCGACGCGGTCCGCGAGCGCGACGAGGGGACCGCCGGGATCCACCGGACGCTGCTGAACTTCGTCGCCGTCCTGTGGCTCGTCTATCCCGTCATCTGGATCCTCGCGCCGAGCGGGATCGGGGCGATGGACCTGGAGACGCAGGCGCTGGTCGTGACCTACATCGACGTGGTCGCGAAGGTCGGGTTCGGCCTGATCGCGCTCAACTGGCGCGCGGTCGACGCCGTCGTCGGCGGTGAGGCGACCGAGGCCGACGCGGAACCCGCGGCGGAGGACGTTTCGACGGCCGACTGA
- a CDS encoding methyl-accepting chemotaxis protein has product MTADRDSLLPSFVSDRYTRRLGFALGLAILVVVVSGVAINAQAQATLGDDVRNQLVNDAETRAQQLDTWTRAVENDARTTAELSVYASGNESAIRADLRDRVSADHVPEDVVAVHYLNTSSMVFEASSSEAFEGVSPAEQGAPFATDPPAFEGPDDVYISEPFRVPVADHPVLAVVTPVPDAENRALVYMIDLSSRTASLTGSDGLTTVVVNSDGQYVAHPNASMILESHQGGEGEGQFMETEMHGEEIVMGMAGMSSRDWTAMVHSPTAQAYALGDQISSDLIGLILLAVINLGLVGVTIGSGTAISLRRLAGRAEAMAAGDLDVDLASTRDDEIGSLYDSIDRMRQSLRTKISETEQAREEAESAKRDAESARETAEREREEATALNEKLERKAEEYGDVLEAVAAGDLTARADADVDNEAMADIGRAINEAIADLEATVANTQDFAENVLRSSEEVDASAADVEEASQRVRNSIREIYDGASEQHDSLQDAAGEMENLSATAEEVASSAQEVAETSRKAADVGETGREAAQDAIAGMNEIEEETDRTVEEIDALDAELAEIGEIVGVISNIVEQTNMLALNASIEAARAGEAGEGFAVVADEVKQLAEETKEAAQDIEGRIERVQAQAGDTVETMERTQERISDGVETVGDAVDALETIVEHTEELDRGIQEIDDATAEQARGAQEVMETIDHLTAISQQTATEADTVAGAADEQTDSIDAVAGNAEALQSRARELSNLLDRFETDAIDAAAGPSESPATTDD; this is encoded by the coding sequence ATGACAGCAGACAGGGATTCGCTCCTTCCCTCTTTCGTCAGCGATCGATACACGAGACGACTCGGGTTCGCGCTGGGGCTCGCGATTCTCGTGGTCGTCGTGTCGGGCGTCGCGATCAACGCCCAGGCCCAGGCGACGCTCGGAGACGACGTGCGGAATCAACTCGTGAACGACGCGGAGACGCGCGCCCAGCAACTCGACACCTGGACGCGCGCGGTCGAGAACGACGCACGGACGACCGCAGAACTGTCCGTCTACGCGTCGGGAAACGAGAGCGCGATCCGGGCGGACCTTCGCGACCGCGTCTCGGCTGACCACGTCCCCGAAGACGTGGTCGCGGTCCACTACCTGAACACGTCCAGCATGGTCTTCGAGGCGAGTTCGAGCGAGGCGTTCGAGGGCGTGAGTCCCGCCGAACAGGGCGCCCCCTTCGCGACCGATCCGCCCGCCTTCGAGGGACCGGACGACGTCTACATCTCGGAACCGTTCCGCGTCCCCGTCGCCGACCACCCGGTCCTCGCGGTCGTCACGCCCGTGCCGGACGCCGAGAACAGGGCACTGGTCTACATGATCGACCTGTCGAGTCGCACGGCGTCGCTGACAGGGAGCGACGGCTTGACGACCGTCGTCGTGAACAGCGACGGGCAGTACGTCGCCCACCCGAACGCCTCGATGATCCTCGAATCGCACCAGGGCGGCGAGGGCGAGGGTCAGTTCATGGAGACGGAGATGCACGGGGAAGAGATCGTCATGGGGATGGCCGGGATGTCGAGCCGTGACTGGACCGCGATGGTCCACAGTCCGACCGCACAGGCCTACGCGCTCGGTGACCAGATCAGCTCCGACCTGATCGGGCTGATCCTGCTCGCGGTGATCAACCTCGGACTGGTCGGCGTGACGATCGGCAGCGGGACGGCGATCTCCCTGCGCCGACTCGCAGGCCGCGCCGAGGCGATGGCCGCCGGCGACCTCGACGTGGACCTCGCGTCCACCCGGGACGACGAGATCGGCAGCCTCTACGACTCCATCGATCGGATGCGCCAGTCCCTCCGGACGAAGATCAGCGAGACCGAGCAGGCCCGCGAGGAGGCCGAGTCGGCAAAACGTGACGCGGAGTCGGCCCGGGAGACCGCAGAGCGCGAACGCGAAGAGGCCACCGCGCTGAACGAGAAACTCGAGCGGAAGGCCGAGGAGTACGGCGACGTGCTGGAGGCCGTCGCCGCCGGGGACCTCACCGCGCGGGCCGACGCCGACGTCGACAACGAGGCGATGGCCGACATCGGACGGGCCATCAACGAGGCGATCGCGGACCTGGAAGCCACGGTGGCCAACACGCAGGACTTCGCCGAGAACGTCCTCCGATCGAGCGAGGAGGTCGACGCGAGTGCGGCCGACGTCGAGGAGGCGAGTCAGCGGGTCCGGAACTCGATCCGGGAGATCTACGACGGCGCGAGCGAGCAGCACGACTCCCTGCAGGACGCCGCCGGGGAGATGGAGAACCTCTCCGCGACCGCCGAAGAGGTCGCCTCCTCGGCCCAGGAGGTCGCCGAGACCTCCCGGAAAGCGGCCGACGTGGGCGAAACCGGGCGCGAGGCCGCACAGGACGCCATCGCGGGGATGAACGAGATCGAGGAGGAGACCGACCGCACCGTCGAGGAGATCGACGCACTGGACGCCGAACTCGCGGAGATCGGCGAGATCGTCGGCGTCATCTCGAACATCGTCGAGCAGACGAACATGCTCGCGCTGAACGCCTCGATCGAGGCCGCCCGCGCGGGCGAGGCCGGCGAGGGCTTCGCGGTCGTCGCCGACGAGGTCAAACAGCTCGCCGAGGAGACGAAAGAGGCGGCCCAGGACATCGAAGGGCGGATCGAACGCGTCCAGGCCCAGGCGGGCGACACCGTCGAGACGATGGAACGGACCCAGGAGCGGATCTCCGACGGCGTCGAGACGGTCGGAGACGCGGTCGACGCGCTCGAGACCATCGTCGAGCACACGGAGGAACTCGACCGGGGGATCCAGGAGATCGACGACGCCACGGCCGAACAGGCCCGTGGCGCCCAGGAGGTGATGGAGACCATCGACCACCTGACGGCGATCAGCCAGCAGACCGCCACCGAGGCAGACACGGTCGCGGGGGCGGCCGACGAACAGACCGACTCGATCGACGCGGTCGCGGGCAACGCCGAGGCGCTGCAGTCCCGGGCCCGCGAACTGTCGAACCTCCTCGACCGATTCGAGACGGACGCGATCGACGCGGCCGCGGGGCCGTCTGAGTCCCCCGCGACGACTGACGACTGA
- a CDS encoding protein kinase domain-containing protein, whose translation MSSPDEDGASAGQAVFRAVLSDPADGRSHVPSLLGALDAEDRETRLSAAWALTLVATADPDTVEAISRRLADRLVVDADRPETRHAIEYLRERYPDRVDAVLAEQAAEADERARRRRYLNLSHGFARSDYVTGSDRNRDVGRTKTPGSAGSGDPRNVYAESGDPIDGPPEETRGDDARDRLDGAGDEDAADGDDETTDESGDGTVDGNEDGTAEAAGEASAGSNADEEPASPAAQRRRQEAELASVAAAVDLDAIAAASRFDDLQVVSTGVQGRFTTVYRTRATLDGSEDGVALRLFEAPDDSDGFEADVTASLRDWASVSDHEGVVTLYDWGTEPSLWMLTAFTADSLYDRIDLSIDEGIWNGVRVAEAVAAIHQRGVVHAGLDPYSVVYSGSTVADRDRPLVTNVGLLSAMRSYVDPASLLDPRFAAPEYYDRGFGDVGHATDVYQLGAVVYYLVTGRPPFQGTYAEVRTAVLESTPPPPSSINPEIPTWIDEVVRTAMAKQKLTRYETATLVARELERGGGA comes from the coding sequence ATGTCATCGCCGGACGAGGACGGGGCGTCGGCGGGCCAGGCCGTCTTCAGAGCGGTGCTCTCGGACCCGGCGGACGGCCGGTCCCACGTTCCGTCCTTGCTCGGCGCGCTCGACGCCGAGGACCGGGAGACGCGGCTCTCGGCGGCCTGGGCGCTGACGCTCGTGGCGACGGCCGATCCGGACACGGTCGAGGCCATCTCGCGGCGGCTCGCGGATCGGCTGGTCGTCGACGCCGACCGGCCCGAGACCAGACACGCGATCGAGTACCTCCGCGAGCGCTACCCGGACCGCGTCGACGCCGTCCTGGCCGAGCAGGCGGCGGAGGCCGACGAACGCGCCCGGCGTCGCCGCTATCTGAACCTCTCGCACGGCTTCGCGCGTAGCGACTACGTGACCGGCTCGGATCGCAACCGCGACGTGGGTCGCACGAAGACGCCCGGCAGCGCCGGCAGCGGGGACCCCCGGAACGTCTACGCCGAATCCGGCGACCCGATCGACGGGCCCCCGGAGGAGACGCGCGGCGACGACGCCCGCGACCGACTGGACGGAGCGGGCGACGAGGACGCTGCCGATGGCGACGACGAGACGACGGACGAATCCGGTGACGGGACCGTCGACGGGAACGAGGACGGAACCGCCGAAGCCGCTGGCGAGGCGTCCGCGGGATCGAACGCCGACGAGGAACCGGCGTCGCCGGCCGCGCAGCGACGCAGACAGGAGGCCGAACTGGCATCGGTCGCGGCGGCGGTCGACCTCGACGCGATCGCCGCAGCCAGCCGATTCGACGACTTACAGGTCGTCTCGACGGGCGTCCAGGGCCGGTTCACCACCGTCTACCGGACGCGCGCGACACTCGACGGGTCCGAAGACGGCGTGGCGCTCCGGCTCTTCGAGGCGCCCGACGATTCCGACGGGTTCGAGGCAGACGTGACCGCGAGCCTCCGCGACTGGGCGTCGGTGAGCGATCACGAGGGCGTGGTCACCCTGTACGACTGGGGGACCGAGCCGTCGCTGTGGATGTTGACGGCCTTCACCGCCGACTCCCTGTACGACCGGATCGACCTCTCCATCGACGAGGGGATCTGGAACGGCGTTCGCGTGGCCGAGGCGGTGGCCGCGATCCACCAGCGCGGCGTGGTCCACGCCGGGCTCGACCCCTACAGCGTCGTCTACAGCGGCTCCACCGTGGCCGACCGCGACCGACCGCTCGTGACCAACGTCGGCCTGCTGTCGGCGATGCGCTCGTACGTCGATCCCGCGTCGCTGCTGGATCCCCGCTTCGCCGCGCCCGAGTACTACGACCGCGGCTTTGGCGACGTCGGCCACGCGACCGACGTCTATCAGCTTGGCGCCGTCGTCTACTACCTGGTGACCGGACGGCCGCCGTTTCAGGGGACCTACGCCGAGGTCCGGACGGCGGTGCTGGAGTCGACGCCGCCCCCGCCCTCATCGATCAACCCCGAGATCCCGACGTGGATCGACGAGGTCGTCCGGACGGCCATGGCCAAACAGAAGCTCACGCGCTACGAGACGGCGACCCTGGTGGCTCGCGAACTCGAACGGGGTGGCGGGGCGTGA
- a CDS encoding glycerophosphodiester phosphodiesterase, whose product MRCIAHRGFAETYAENTAAAVRSAADHTDAVEVDVRQCGSGEPVVIHDETVDRVTDETGRVDEFTAAELAALDVLGSGEGVPTLSTVLDAVPDGVELVLDCKESGVAAAAVDAATDAGVPVVVSSFSVEILREASEAGAERLAYLSVENGEKGPINVARDLDCVAIHPHWQLCVDEFVERAHDAGLTVNAWTVPSKHDAEALDHVGVDGVIVDRPAVCPSE is encoded by the coding sequence GTGCGCTGTATCGCCCACAGGGGATTCGCCGAGACCTACGCGGAGAACACGGCCGCCGCGGTCCGGTCGGCGGCCGACCACACCGACGCCGTCGAGGTCGACGTGCGCCAGTGTGGCTCCGGCGAGCCGGTGGTGATCCACGACGAGACCGTCGACCGGGTCACGGACGAGACGGGCCGGGTCGACGAGTTCACCGCCGCCGAACTGGCCGCTCTCGACGTCCTCGGCTCCGGCGAGGGCGTCCCGACGCTCTCGACCGTCCTCGACGCGGTCCCCGACGGCGTGGAACTCGTCCTCGATTGCAAGGAGTCCGGCGTGGCGGCTGCGGCGGTCGACGCCGCGACAGACGCCGGGGTCCCGGTGGTAGTCTCCTCGTTCTCGGTCGAGATCCTCCGCGAGGCCAGCGAGGCCGGCGCCGAGCGGCTCGCGTACCTCTCGGTGGAGAACGGCGAGAAGGGCCCGATCAACGTCGCGCGCGACCTCGACTGCGTCGCGATCCACCCCCACTGGCAGCTCTGCGTCGACGAGTTCGTCGAACGCGCCCACGACGCCGGCCTCACGGTCAACGCCTGGACGGTCCCCTCGAAACACGACGCCGAGGCGCTCGACCACGTCGGCGTCGACGGCGTCATCGTGGACCGGCCGGCGGTCTGCCCGAGCGAGTGA